A genomic window from Triticum urartu cultivar G1812 chromosome 7, Tu2.1, whole genome shotgun sequence includes:
- the LOC125518456 gene encoding extensin yields MAAKLEQSSPARQPKPTMSPSLPPKLSMFGAKAGFVIPKNKIPGSMIIRKVEAPTVPKEENPKPLKRNTKWGPDLTSDPAVRKAKALAYQTRVEQITKELTSGALVIGGNEGSLITVKGSSSDGADNPKENEGKIKLLELEKREIIGEILQLNPAYKAPDDYKPLLKETKIPLPTEAHPGQNIIGILIGPERNTQKRLQEETGAKIRVYGTKKGSGEKAEVGQPDIHEAQAAYEDIYIHVSADSYDKVDAAVALIEMLLTPVSVNSTDAPETAIVSSAVTSSGVNPADMQQGQSTTSQPGLFQYQSHSAHWLSISQTSAPSIPSSGPTLSPLPNNSLQLQPPAGSFSMPPYTGQSPHISFMPRNAPHFPGFQPSMPNNQQPSQQFQANPSIGPPFGQPPGNAYNPQPLTPSAAPLPVRPLQTPHASGGWPTFSPAMAQSQRPSQGAPSFMPMRPPISVSPVPSAPSQSNMSTSYGTQNPPRANFTPSATLHSRPPGGPQSFPSVSSHGPTSVQVLSSPVGAPPQQTYPPSMQMRPPMSTPPQMRGTLSPFPQAGPTPGNAQVAPSSRPPAGMHGLSFSSSANTGYNQTSIAAFRPPRPATGDFTFRPHAPPSADHPASAGQMGAQANSPFGLPQAPPFRPANHSPISPVQGFQRPPDGSHMGPARMHVPPPHFHGTFPGNPPAHESPNGFRPFPPANPNRMPFHFLPPQQNPFPNANRQGGPNPIYDPFAPTSVSGGSKEGGG; encoded by the exons ATGGCCGCGAAACTTGAACAATCTTCTCCTGCCCGACAACCAAAGCCTACCATGTCACCATCTTTGCCTCCCAAGCTGTCAATGTTCGGGGCAAAAGCTGGATTCGTCATACCAAAAAACAAGATACCAGGCTCAATGATTATCCGCAAGGTTGAAGCACCAACTGTCCCCAAGGAAGAGAACCCTAAACCTCTCAAAAGAAACACAAAGTGGGGGCCTGATCTTACCTCCGATCCTGCCGTCAGGAAAGCCAAAGCTCTTGCTTACCAG ACTAGAGTGGAGCAGATTACAAAGGAGCTGACATCTGGAGCTCTAGTGATAGGAGGAAACGAAGGCTCATTGATTACGGTGAAGGGTTCAAGTTCTGATGGTGCTGACAATCCAAAAGAGAATGAG GGGAAGATTAAACTCTTGGAGCTTGAAAAACGAGAAATTATTG GAGAAATACTCCAACTAAATCCAGCATACAAGGCTCCTGATGATTACAAGCCATTACTTAAGGAGACAAAAATCCCTCTGCCT ACAGAAGCACATCCAGGACAAAACATCATTGGAATTCTTATAGGACCTGAGAGAAATACCCAGAAGCGACTACAGGAG GAAACTGGAGCTAAAATACGAGTTTACGGGACTAAGAAAGGCAGTGGTGAAAAG GCTGAGGTTGGCCAGCCAGATATACATGAAGCGCAAGCTGCTTATGAGGACATATACATACATGTGTCAGCTGACTCTTATGACAAAGTTGATGCTGCAGTTGCGTTGATTGAGATGCTTCTTACTCCTGTCTCA GTAAATTCAACAGATGCTCCAGAAACAGCTATTGTTTCTTCGGCAGTTACCTCTAGTGGTGTAAACCCAGCTGATATGCAACAGGGGCAGAGCACCACTTCTCAGCCTGGCTTATTTCAGTACCAATCACATAGTGCTCATTGGCTTTCCATTTCGCAAACCAGTGCTCCATCAATTCCTTCCTCAGGGCCTACACTGAGCCCATTACCCAACAATTCTTTGCAGCTGCAACCTCCTGCTGGTTCTTTCAGCATGCCACCATATACAGGACAATCTCCTCACATAAGTTTTATGCCAAGAAACGCACCACATTTTCCTGGATTTCAGCCATCAATGCCGAACAATCAACAACCTTCACAGCAGTTCCAAGCCAACCCCTCCATTGGACCACCTTTTGGCCAACCACCTGGAAATGCTTACAACCCACAACCATTGACACCTTCCGCAGCGCCACTGCCTGTTAGACCCCTTCAAACACCCCATGCGTCTGGAGGATGGCCAACTTTCTCCCCTGCTATGGCACAATCCCAGAGACCTTCACAAGGTGCACCAAGTTTTATGCCAATGAGACCTCCTATTTCTGTCTCGCCAGTTCCATCTGCGCCTTCTCAGTCAAATATGTCCACCAGCTATGGAACTCAGAATCCGCCAAGAGCAAACTTCACTCCTTCAGCAACATTACATTCCAGGCCTCCTGGTGGCCCCCAGTCTTTTCCTTCAGTTTCATCTCATGGTCCTACATCGGTACAAGTACTATCATCTCCTGTTGGGGCGCCACCACAGCAAACTTACCCGCCATCGATGCAAATGCGTCCTCCCATGTCAACACCTCCTCAAATGAGAGGCACACTTTCACCTTTCCCTCAAGCTGGACCAACACCTGGCAATGCACAAGTGGCGCCTTCATCGCGCCCGCCTGCTGGTATGCACGggttgtctttctcaagttcagCAAACACAGGCTACAATCAGACATCTATAGCTGCTTTCAGACCTCCACGTCCAGCCACAGGTGATTTTACCTTTAGGCCTCACGCGCCACCTTCAGCAGACCATCCAGCTTCAGCGGGCCAAATGGGAGCTCAAGCTAACTCTCCGTTTGGTTTACCCCAAGCACCGCCGTTCCGTCCTGCTAATCATAGCCCCATCTCCCCAGTTCAAGGTTTCCAAAGGCCTCCGGATGGAAGTCATATGGGTCCGGCTCGGATGCATGTTCCACCTCCACACTTCCATGGAACCTTCCCTGGGAATCCACCTGCTCATGAATCACCTAATGGGTTTCGACCATTCCCTCCAGCAAATCCAAACAGAATGCCGTTTCATTTCTTGCCACCGCAGCAGAATCCATTTCCGAATGCAAACAGGCAAGGCGGCCCAAATCCGATATATGATCCTTTCGCGCCAACATCCGTGTCAGGGGGGAGCAAAGAAGGCGGAGGCTGA